In Desulfuribacillus stibiiarsenatis, the genomic window TGTTTCTATAGAATTTATTGTGTTTGGTCTCCCGTACCTTGTTGCTATTGAGTAATAACCCAGCAAGAGTTGGCACGACTGTCAGCGCAACAGCCCACGAAGATAATAGAGCAAAGGTCACTGTCAAAGCTAGCTCTTTAAATAAATCTCCTACTAGCCCTCCAACAAACACGATTGGCAAAAACACGGAAAGTGTTGTCAGCATTGATGCCGTTACCGCACTTCCTACTTCCATCGTACCCTCGATAGCTGCCTCTTTACGCATCTTTCCTTTCGCTAAATGGCGATAGATATTTTCTATAACCACAATCGCGTTATCTACTAACATCCCAACACCAAGAGCTAGCCCACCAAGGGACATAATATTTAACGTCATATTTGAAAAATACATTAACACAAATGTTGAAACGACAGAAAACGGAATCGCAATCCCTACAATTAGAGTAGATTTTAAGGAACGTAAGAACACTAGAATCACACCAACTGCGAATATACCGCCAAACAATAATGCTGTCATTACATTAGAAACTGCTTGTTCGACAATTTCTCCTTGGTCATTAGAAACAACAAAGTTTAAATCCTTATAATTTGTTTGAAGCTTATCTAAGCGCTCTTTTGTATTGTTCGAGACACTTACTGTATTAGCTGTACCTTCTTTTTGAATACTAATTAATAAGCTTTCTTTCCCGTTATTACGAGCTATCGAGCTGACCTCAGTCTTCGCTATTACTACTTCTGCTACCTCATATAACGAGACAACCTTCATTCCTTCTTGTGAAGGAACCACACTGACTGGTAACTGTTTCAATGTATCAATAGAATCAAGTTTACCTATGACTCGGAGATTTAACTTCTCATTTTCCTCTTGTATTACACCACCCGGAAAGGTTAAATTGTTCCCTTGAATAAGCTGGATAATATTTGCTTGCGTAAGATTATGCGCCTTTAGTTTATCTGCATCAAGATTGACAAGAATCTCTTCGCCAAAACCACCTGTAACACTCACGCTAGCTACGCCTGCAATGCTTTGAAGCTGGGGTACTATCACATCATCCACTAACGCTTGGACGTGTTCAATTTCCTTGCCATTGGATACAGCAATCTGCATAATTGGCATCATCGTAGGATCGAACTTTACAATCATTGGCTTACTTACTCCATCAGCCAGTTGAAGTAATCCGAGACGAGAGCTAAGATCCTCGCGCACTTCTGACATATCCATTCCCCAATCGAATTGAGCGATTACGACAGAAGAGTTTGAACTACTTCTTGACTGCAGCGATTTGAGCCCTTGCGTCGTGCTGACGATTTCCTCTATAGGTTTCGTAACCATATCCGTAACTTCTTCAGGGCCTGCACCAGAGAATGTCGTCATGACCGCTACCACTGGTGGGTTAATATTGGGCATTAGATCTAATTGTAATCCTGTTAACGAAACGAATCCTAAAATTAGCACTAGGCACATAATCATTATAGTAGTAACAGGATTCTTGACTGCAAAATTAGGTATTCTCATGATGTTTTTATTCCTCCTGATGTTTTTTAATAATTGTTGCAAGTTTCTCTGATACCCGTACTAAGCTTTCTAATTCACCGTCTTCTAATTCCGATAAGAAAGTCGTAATCATTTCTAATCGTTTCTCCTCACACTGCATTACAACTTGTTTCCCTTTTTCCGAAAGGTGTAAGAAAATTACTCTTCTATCACTTTCATCACGGTCTCTACATATGAATCCTTGATTATACAAACGTTCGACCATGACAGTAATTGCACTTGGTTTTACCCCAAATATGTTTGCCAATTGCGTACTGGTAGTGCGCTGTTTCTTATGAATCATTCTTAGCAGATAGAATTGCTCCCCGGTAAGTCCAGGTTCTAACTGATCTGTAATTTTTGATAATATCCTCATGGATTCAAGCATCGCCGTCTCAAGTCGATCACAGGAATCGATAATTTTGTGTTGGTCCATACTCTACCTCCTTCACACAATTTTCACTATATAATATTTAAACTGTTTAACTATCTAGTTAACATAATATAAATATACGGTGCGCAAATCAATGTTAAATAATTTCCATATCTTTTGCATAACAAAACCCACCTGGTAAGAAAAAGGTGGGTTCGATAATGTTTATTCAATTCTTATTTAGCTTTGAACTTTCGAATCAGTTCTTGTAGCCACTCAGCCATTTTCGAAAGGGCATTAGCAGGTTCGAATACTTCTTGCATTGTAGCTTTTATATTTATTACTTTACTAGATTTTCTCCACCCTCAGCCCTTGATGTGAAAAAATGGTCTTGTGCAGCTTCTTCAATTTCTTCAAATGCCCAGTGTGTTGCTGGAACATCCTTGAATCTTGGTGTTGCAACTCCAAATAACGGACCTCGGTCAAACATACGGTTAATTATTTTAACAGCCTGTGCACGAGTTAAGGCGCTTTGCGGACGGAAGGTTCCGTCTGTAAAACCAGTAATTATTCCTGCATCTTTATTAGCTGCAATTTCTTTTATAGCCCAATGACCGATTATATCACTAAATGCGTTATTGTTTATTGTTTGTTCTTTTATAGAAAGTTGTTTATAGCGCGCCACAACTACTGCCATTTGAGCTCTTGTAATTTGTTCAGAAGGGTTGAAGTTACCATTATCGTCCCCTGTCATTAACCCTTTTTCTTGCATACATGCAATGGCACCTGATGTCGGATGAGCCACTGATACATCTCTAAATGGTGCTTTTGTAGCTTTTTGTGTTTCATCATAGCCTAAGATTCGAGCTAGCATTAACGCCATTTGAGTCCTTGTAATCTGTTCATTTGGCTTAAACGAACCATCCGTGAAACCTTTAATATATGCTTGATGGAAGTTTTGTGCAAAGCCTTCCAAATGGAGAATCGTAAACGTACTGAATTTGTTTACCCCAAACTCTATACCTAACTGACCCTCTTTGTATTCAACATTTTTCCCTTTTTCTAGACGTTTTTCACCATCACTATGCTCTATGAAAATAAAGAGTTCATTTAAGAATTTGGATCGTTCTGCATCATTAGTTGGTACCTCGAGATCACGTAATGGTAATACTAGAGTAGTTGGTCTGCCTTGCATGTTCGTCTCAATCGTCATCGGTCTTGAAATAACTGCAATGTTATCATTATTTGCAACTTCTTTTACGATTTGCTCCACTCTTGCACGACTTTCCACTTCTTTGCGTTGTGATTCTTCTTTAATCGGAATGACACGGAAGAATAGGTCATTTAAGAAATTATCCATCGACCCATGTGGAATGATAATTCTCACATTTTCAGTAAAAATTTCAAGATTGATATTTTTATCGCCGATTTCTTTCGTTGCTTCTTTTGGTACGTTAATATTAACTTGACCCACTTCATCTTTGGTATCTTGTATCATAATTCGTGCTGTTGATTGATTTGCTTCGATAATGCTTTGAACCGTATCCTTCATTTTTTCTTGATTTAATGTAACTTCGTCCTTTACCTTACCTTCTGGATCTATCGTGCGAGTAATTGGCGTTTCCGAAACAGTTGAACCGGAACCTACATTACCTGTTTGAACAGGTACAGTAATCACTTGTGGAGCAGGTATCGTAGTTACTTGAGAACCAGTTTGACTAGGCGTAACACTGCCACCACTTCCACTACTAGATGGAATTGCAGTCCACTTCGCATAGAGCGTTACGTTTGCTGTTCCTATTGGGAATGTTGCTCCGGCAACATAATTCGTTCCGCTTCCATCTGCTGCTGTGTTCCACCCAGCAAACGTGTAACCGGTTTTCGCTAAACTTCCATTGTTGCTTTGTACTGTTACCGGCGCTCCTTGCTCGTACAATTCACTATCGATTGGGACACTTCCTCCTGTGTTCCCATTGCCATTGTAGGTTACGGTATAGGCTGGAAGAGTAGGACTCACAACCACTGCCACTACATTTGATGCTGTCTCTGTCGTCGTTCCATTAACTCCACTTTTCGTATTTGTCACTACTACATAGTAATACATTGTTCCCACTGTCGATGTTGGCGCACTGTAACTCGCACTTGTCGCTCCCGTAATTATTGTTCCTCCAATAGTACTGTTTGTGCTATTGCTATTCCACTGGTAACTTAACGTACCTCCATCACTTACACTTGCCACGACACTTAATACTGGGCTCGTTGCTCCTTCGTTTACTGTTGTTCCTATTGGTTGTGTGACTATTGTCGGCGTTTCGGCATTCACTAATGCATTCACCGTTACTTCTACAGTACCAGTGTTGCTTCCATCTTGTGTTGTGACAGTAATCGTTGCTGTTCCTACTCCAACCGGCGTTACTTCGCCACTGCTACTCACCGTTGCTATTGCCGTATTTGAACTGCTCCATACCACACCCTTATTTGTTGCATCAATTGGTGATACTGTAGCTGTCAGGGAAACTGGGGCTCCCCCTTCAATCAAAGTTAACGTGCTTGGATCGACCGTGACTCCTGTAACGGATACCGTAGGTACCGTTACCTTTCGTATTCGGTTGTTATTAGAATCCGTTATATACAAATTCCCATTACTGTCAACTATCACTCCATATATGCTTCTGAATTGTGCCAACGTCGCCGTTCCTTCATCTCCTGAATAGCCATAAATACCCGTTCCCGCCACAGTACTAATCACACCGTCTGCTGCTGATACTTTACGTATTCGATTGTTTTCTGTATCTGCGATATAAAGATTTCCATGGCTGTCTACCGCTACTCCATGTGGGGATTTTAAATTTGCCGAAGTTGCCGCTTCTCCGTCCCCAGAATAATCCGGGGTGCCAGTTCCCGCCACCGTAGTAATCACACCGTCTGTTGCTGATACTTTCCGTATTCGATGGTTACTTCTATCTGCGATGTAAAGATTCCCATGGCTGTCTACCGCTACTCCTCTTGGGAAATTCAAACCCGCTTGATTTGCCAATCCTCCATCTCCCGAATAGCTATAACTACCCGTTCCGGCCACAGTAGTAATCACACCGTCTGTTGCTGATACTTTCCGTATTCGATTGTTAGATGAATCTGCGATGTAAAGATTACTAAGGTTATCTACCGCCAGTCCTCTTGGAGCTCGCAATTCAGCTGAAGTCGCCAATCCTCCATCTCCCGAATAGCCGCCATAATAGTCATCCAAATCGTCTCCAGTATTTGTTCCCGCGACTGTACTAATTTTACCGTCTGTTGCTACTTTCCGTATTACATGGTTCATAGTATCCGCTATATACAGATTTCCACTGCTGTCCAACGCTACTCCATTTGGGGAGCTTAAATTAGCCAATGTTGCCGCTTCTCCGTCCCCAGAATAACCCGAGGTGCCCGTTCCGACCACTGTACTAATCACACCGTCTGTTGCTGATACTTTCCGTATTCGATGGTTATAAGTATCCGCTATATACAGATTTCCTTGGCTGTCTACTGCTACTCCATGTGGGGAATTTAAATTTGCATTTATTGCCGGAGCATCGTCCCCAAAATAACCCTGGGTATCCGTCCCAGCCACAGTAGTAATGATATCGCTGCTTGTTGCATATGTTTGAACTCTCCAATCAGGAGAAAATTGCGAAATTACATTCGTAACCATCAAAAAGATTAGCAGGAGGGAAATGACCCTCTTTAACAGTTTTTTCATATTGATTTCCACCTTTCAGTTTTATATTGTTAATTTTTTACATCTATGTTGTAAAACCTCCTTCATTCCTATTTAGCCTAATTACTATATAAGACGCATCTTACAAAAATCTTAAATAAGGTGGTTATGCGATACTTTTGCAAAAAGAGTCAAAAAAGCTGTCCCACTAACTAAACTGGGACAGCTCTTTCATCTTTTCAAAAGGTAACACAATCGTAATCTTAGTGCCAACTGATGGTTTACTACTAATGTGAAGCGACGTACCGAAAAAGTACTTCAGTCGCTGGTTAATATTTTTCAAACCTACACTTCTACTCTCTGTTTCTTGAGTCAGCAAGCGTTCAACCTTTTCTTGTTCCATCCCGATGCCATCATCCTCTATGATGATACTACATTCTCCGTTGCTTGTCTCAATAAGTAATTTTATCGTGCCACCAATTTTCTTTTTACTAATGCCATGGCGGATTGCATTTTCAACTAATGGTTGAATAATCAATGGTGGAATGTTCAAATGTATGTCTGACGGAATATCAACTTCGAACTTTATTTTATTCTTAAATCGCGCTTTTTCAATTTCAACATAAGCATTTATAAGATTTAGTTCCTTTTGAAAAGGAATGAACTTGTTCGTATTACTAAAATCAAAGCTTCCTCGTAAATAGTCAGCCAAATAGGCAACAACTTCTCTTGATTTTTCAATATTCGTATAGCTCAAGGATGAGATTGTATTTAATACGTTAAACAAAAAATGCGGTTTAATTTGTGATTGTAAAAACGCAATTTCTAAAGTAGTGGCTTTCCTTGAAGATTGCTTCATCATGAGTAAATTGTCAACCCGAGCTTGTAGTTCTGCTAAGTCAAATGGCTTCGGCAAAAAATCATTTGCGCCTGCCTGGAATGAAGCAAGCTTTTCCTCTGTATGGTGACTAGCTGTTACCATAAGAATCGGCATTTCAATGACACTGTACATCTTACGAATATGCGTACATACTTCGTATCCTGACATACCTGGCATCATTAAATCTAAAATAACGAGGTCTATTTTTGCTTGCTTTATTTGTTCAAGGGCTTCTTCTCCATTTTTCACAGCAATCACATGGTATTGTTCAGACTCTAGCAGTTCAATTAAAATCTTTAAATTCGAAAAATTATCATCTACAATTAGAATTGAAAACTTTCCTTCATGCTTTGAAATATAAGGAGTTTCAATCATATATTCAACTAAAAACCTATTCTCTTTTTCAAGGTCATTGGCTACAGCTACTAATTTTGAAGTATCTTGTAATTGAGCAATTGGAAGTGAAAAGATAAAGGTAGTTCCTACCCCTACTACTGAGCGAACTGCAATTTGACCACCTTGTATTTCTAAAAGCTGTTTTACTATACTAAGACCTAAACCAGCACCTTCTGTTGCTTCAACTTGAAAAAATGGATTAAAAATATCATTCAATTGCTCTTGATCCATCCCAACTCCCGTATCCGCAATCGAGACTTCGATTCCTTCGCCTTTAATATTCGCGCTTATCC contains:
- a CDS encoding MarR family winged helix-turn-helix transcriptional regulator, producing MDQHKIIDSCDRLETAMLESMRILSKITDQLEPGLTGEQFYLLRMIHKKQRTTSTQLANIFGVKPSAITVMVERLYNQGFICRDRDESDRRVIFLHLSEKGKQVVMQCEEKRLEMITTFLSELEDGELESLVRVSEKLATIIKKHQEE
- a CDS encoding S-layer homology domain-containing protein, with protein sequence MKKLLKRVISLLLIFLMVTNVISQFSPDWRVQTYATSSDIITTVAGTDTQGYFGDDAPAINANLNSPHGVAVDSQGNLYIADTYNHRIRKVSATDGVISTVVGTGTSGYSGDGEAATLANLSSPNGVALDSSGNLYIADTMNHVIRKVATDGKISTVAGTNTGDDLDDYYGGYSGDGGLATSAELRAPRGLAVDNLSNLYIADSSNNRIRKVSATDGVITTVAGTGSYSYSGDGGLANQAGLNFPRGVAVDSHGNLYIADRSNHRIRKVSATDGVITTVAGTGTPDYSGDGEAATSANLKSPHGVAVDSHGNLYIADTENNRIRKVSAADGVISTVAGTGIYGYSGDEGTATLAQFRSIYGVIVDSNGNLYITDSNNNRIRKVTVPTVSVTGVTVDPSTLTLIEGGAPVSLTATVSPIDATNKGVVWSSSNTAIATVSSSGEVTPVGVGTATITVTTQDGSNTGTVEVTVNALVNAETPTIVTQPIGTTVNEGATSPVLSVVASVSDGGTLSYQWNSNSTNSTIGGTIITGATSASYSAPTSTVGTMYYYVVVTNTKSGVNGTTTETASNVVAVVVSPTLPAYTVTYNGNGNTGGSVPIDSELYEQGAPVTVQSNNGSLAKTGYTFAGWNTAADGSGTNYVAGATFPIGTANVTLYAKWTAIPSSSGSGGSVTPSQTGSQVTTIPAPQVITVPVQTGNVGSGSTVSETPITRTIDPEGKVKDEVTLNQEKMKDTVQSIIEANQSTARIMIQDTKDEVGQVNINVPKEATKEIGDKNINLEIFTENVRIIIPHGSMDNFLNDLFFRVIPIKEESQRKEVESRARVEQIVKEVANNDNIAVISRPMTIETNMQGRPTTLVLPLRDLEVPTNDAERSKFLNELFIFIEHSDGEKRLEKGKNVEYKEGQLGIEFGVNKFSTFTILHLEGFAQNFHQAYIKGFTDGSFKPNEQITRTQMALMLARILGYDETQKATKAPFRDVSVAHPTSGAIACMQEKGLMTGDDNGNFNPSEQITRAQMAVVVARYKQLSIKEQTINNNAFSDIIGHWAIKEIAANKDAGIITGFTDGTFRPQSALTRAQAVKIINRMFDRGPLFGVATPRFKDVPATHWAFEEIEEAAQDHFFTSRAEGGENLVK